The following proteins are co-located in the Pyrococcus abyssi GE5 genome:
- a CDS encoding Na(+)/H(+) antiporter subunit B, producing the protein MKMSLIARTTSKIVAPFLVTYAAYLILYGAYSPGGGFQAGVILAVAVILLITSHGYKKVKKRFRGRTVSYLESLSSLGIALLIALVALAYLRPRDDIVTSFNVLVGIKVGAAFVLIFYSLIAFLERD; encoded by the coding sequence ATGAAGATGAGCTTGATAGCTAGAACGACGAGCAAGATAGTGGCACCTTTCCTTGTTACCTACGCGGCCTACCTTATCTTGTACGGAGCGTACTCCCCAGGAGGAGGGTTTCAGGCAGGGGTTATACTCGCGGTCGCGGTTATACTTCTCATAACCTCCCACGGGTACAAGAAAGTTAAGAAGAGGTTCAGGGGAAGAACCGTGAGTTACTTGGAGAGCCTCTCAAGCCTCGGGATAGCACTACTAATCGCCCTGGTGGCCCTTGCATACTTAAGGCCAAGGGACGATATCGTCACATCATTTAACGTTCTCGTCGGGATCAAGGTCGGCGCGGCGTTCGTGCTGATATTCTATTCCCTAATAGCTTTCCTGGAGAGGGATTAA
- a CDS encoding cation:proton antiporter subunit C — MFEETGIALIVIGIAGVAMNRSRLKQLLSLNLVALGVVLYLIGKGAELGNGPPLKDFPTPVDPIPSVLMLTTLVVDVAVTGLALSFLLEGGK, encoded by the coding sequence ATGTTCGAGGAAACGGGCATCGCCCTAATCGTAATAGGAATAGCCGGAGTTGCCATGAACAGGTCTAGGTTGAAGCAGCTTCTCTCCCTTAACTTGGTGGCCCTCGGGGTCGTCCTGTACCTGATTGGGAAGGGAGCCGAGCTGGGAAACGGCCCACCGCTTAAGGACTTCCCAACTCCGGTAGACCCTATACCTTCAGTGCTCATGCTAACAACTTTGGTCGTCGACGTTGCAGTTACTGGACTAGCCTTAAGCTTCCTCCTGGAGGGAGGGAAGTGA
- a CDS encoding monovalent cation/H+ antiporter complex subunit F, whose translation MAQEGFLVAGIWILLGTALMAMYRVIAGPTLPDRVVGLNTITTKIVGILTILAILWREYYLIDMAIVLLMVNSIGGLILAKHMERRGND comes from the coding sequence ATGGCTCAAGAAGGTTTTCTGGTAGCCGGGATATGGATCCTCCTGGGGACTGCGCTGATGGCCATGTATAGGGTCATAGCGGGGCCAACGCTACCAGATAGGGTAGTCGGCCTCAACACGATAACCACCAAGATCGTGGGAATATTGACCATACTTGCGATCCTCTGGAGGGAGTACTACTTGATAGACATGGCAATAGTCCTGTTAATGGTAAACTCAATAGGCGGTCTGATACTCGCCAAGCACATGGAGAGGAGGGGAAATGATTGA
- a CDS encoding PCNA-inhibitor, with product MDRKLDDFININFSYTQEKRSAKKNVRKKLRETNLDSFLPEEHIEFFKNLRIGSKRIARKKIEGL from the coding sequence ATGGACAGAAAACTTGATGATTTCATTAACATTAACTTCTCTTACACCCAGGAGAAAAGGTCAGCCAAGAAAAACGTAAGGAAAAAGCTAAGGGAAACTAACTTGGACAGTTTTCTTCCTGAGGAGCATATAGAGTTCTTTAAAAATCTTAGAATTGGGTCAAAGAGAATTGCAAGGAAAAAGATCGAAGGACTTTAA
- the mnhG gene encoding monovalent cation/H(+) antiporter subunit G — translation MIELIPLLFGYSIMFFGALGVVRFPDVYTRLHAATKCDTGGIMGIVLGLSLIVNSWSVRVKLIFLLVLIAMINPMISHAIARGAYKMGVKPVGKVDMYAWDNA, via the coding sequence ATGATTGAGCTAATTCCCCTATTGTTCGGCTACTCTATAATGTTCTTCGGAGCCCTCGGTGTCGTGAGGTTTCCAGATGTCTACACGAGGCTTCACGCGGCCACAAAGTGCGATACTGGAGGGATAATGGGTATAGTCCTTGGTTTATCTTTAATAGTCAACTCCTGGAGCGTCAGGGTTAAGCTGATATTTCTATTGGTCCTGATAGCAATGATAAACCCGATGATAAGCCATGCGATAGCTAGGGGAGCCTATAAAATGGGAGTCAAGCCTGTGGGTAAGGTGGACATGTATGCTTGGGACAATGCTTAG
- a CDS encoding monovalent cation/H+ antiporter subunit D family protein, with the protein MNAVIMVISPVIFSLLIYIFGTFRIEGTFRARFRLPLTYEVKALYLLGVFLPMLLFPLSRGGVVGGYPREIGIEVGLDWVSSTFLIAEFLVFGASSLYLVKRVTNWKELSLLLLMHSGLIGAFISKDYFNFYVFMELSAVSSYALIASQDREAAFKYLLLSMTASYVLILALGMIYFQTGYLNVELASEVGLRDDTPLRLAAISLILKAGIFPLHVWLPDAHSNAKTYVSSILSGIAVKAPIYGLILLSNLGDLSFLKPFAILSMAFGVIMAILQFNAKRLLAYHTVSQMGYILLGLSTGNVYGATLYSLAHAMFKGGLFLGVGAIIDARKRKDLKYLGSRNILLIVSIAILSLAISGLGITIGGVAKSYLATTEKAIIYAVSFGTAFSFSKLNYYLWKGYGNEPTNFSILPSLTLGVLTVLVGIELGGKLSKYDLLIPLAFLTFYALRGYLTRRDYVIRLEANHGVALFALILGLFSI; encoded by the coding sequence GTGAACGCGGTCATAATGGTGATAAGCCCCGTGATATTCTCCCTGCTGATATACATCTTCGGAACCTTCAGGATAGAGGGGACCTTCAGGGCAAGGTTCAGGTTGCCGTTAACGTACGAGGTTAAGGCACTCTATCTCCTTGGAGTGTTCCTGCCAATGCTCCTATTCCCCCTCTCCCGCGGGGGAGTTGTTGGGGGTTACCCAAGGGAGATTGGAATAGAGGTGGGCCTCGACTGGGTAAGCTCAACTTTTCTAATAGCTGAATTCCTTGTCTTCGGCGCCTCCTCACTGTATCTAGTCAAGAGAGTAACGAATTGGAAAGAGTTGAGCCTTCTCCTGCTAATGCATTCTGGCTTGATAGGGGCTTTCATATCCAAGGATTACTTTAACTTCTACGTCTTCATGGAGCTTTCGGCTGTTTCCTCCTATGCCCTAATAGCGTCCCAGGATAGAGAAGCGGCATTCAAGTATCTGTTACTCTCAATGACGGCGTCCTATGTTTTGATACTAGCCCTTGGCATGATCTACTTCCAAACAGGTTACCTCAACGTTGAGCTTGCGAGTGAGGTTGGCCTAAGGGATGACACCCCATTAAGATTGGCCGCGATTTCCCTTATTCTAAAGGCCGGAATATTCCCCCTTCACGTATGGCTTCCCGATGCTCATTCAAACGCTAAAACATATGTGAGCTCAATTCTATCAGGTATAGCGGTTAAGGCCCCAATCTACGGACTAATACTCCTATCAAACTTGGGAGATCTATCCTTTCTGAAACCCTTTGCGATACTTTCGATGGCATTCGGAGTTATCATGGCCATCCTCCAGTTCAACGCCAAGAGGTTATTAGCCTACCACACCGTCTCTCAAATGGGGTACATTCTGCTCGGCCTCTCCACGGGCAACGTCTACGGAGCAACGCTGTACTCTTTAGCTCATGCGATGTTCAAGGGAGGACTCTTCCTGGGAGTTGGGGCCATAATCGATGCCAGGAAAAGAAAGGATCTGAAGTACTTAGGCTCCAGGAATATCCTCCTAATAGTCTCCATAGCGATCCTCAGCCTTGCGATATCTGGACTTGGGATAACTATAGGCGGGGTCGCTAAGTCATATCTGGCCACAACGGAGAAGGCTATCATCTACGCAGTCTCATTCGGAACGGCATTTTCGTTTTCAAAGCTGAACTACTATCTATGGAAAGGTTACGGGAACGAGCCCACGAATTTCTCCATTTTGCCTTCCCTAACCTTAGGGGTGCTTACCGTTTTAGTGGGGATAGAGCTTGGAGGTAAGCTGTCTAAGTACGACCTCTTGATTCCCTTGGCCTTCCTCACGTTCTACGCCTTAAGGGGATACCTAACGAGAAGGGATTATGTAATAAGGTTAGAGGCCAACCATGGAGTTGCATTGTTCGCGCTAATACTCGGGCTGTTTTCCATTTAA
- a CDS encoding hydrogenase subunit MbhD domain-containing protein — protein sequence MLGTMLSFMIILLALTVVLHRDFLASLIAYSLVGLSFVMLAVLARAPDVALSAIAVGGIVIGLFIFAYEKVREEGIELPLGLAVVPLAIALLRLRVSVNPGSYYHYIKAWSIGNLVSEILAGWRLYDSVGEALILFSAALGFSLLIRGKKK from the coding sequence ATGCTTGGGACAATGCTTAGCTTCATGATAATCCTGCTGGCCCTCACGGTCGTCCTGCATAGGGACTTCTTGGCCTCGCTAATAGCATACTCCCTCGTTGGGCTGTCATTCGTAATGCTTGCGGTACTAGCGAGGGCCCCCGACGTTGCACTCTCGGCGATAGCCGTCGGGGGAATAGTTATAGGCCTCTTCATCTTCGCCTACGAGAAGGTTAGGGAAGAGGGAATTGAGCTCCCCTTGGGCCTGGCCGTTGTTCCTCTGGCCATTGCCCTCTTAAGGCTAAGAGTGAGCGTTAACCCAGGGAGTTACTATCACTACATCAAAGCCTGGAGCATTGGGAACCTTGTTAGCGAGATACTGGCTGGATGGAGACTATATGACAGCGTTGGAGAGGCTTTAATACTCTTCTCGGCCGCTTTGGGTTTTAGCCTGTTAATCAGGGGGAAGAAGAAATGA
- the rbcL gene encoding type III ribulose-bisphosphate carboxylase encodes MKVEWYLDFVDLNYEPGRDELIVEYYFEPNGVSPEEAAGRIASESSIGTWTTLWKLPEMAKRSMAKVFYLEKHGEGYIAKIAYPLTLFEEGSLVQLFSAIAGNVFGMKALKNLRLLDFHPPYEYLRHFKGPQFGVKGIREFMGIKDRPLTATVPKPKMGWSVEEYAEIAYELWSGGIDLLKDDENFTSFPFNRFEERVKKLYRVRDRVEAETGETKEYLINITGPVNVMEKRAELVANEGGQYVMIDIVVAGWSALQYMREVTEDLGLAIHAHRAMHAAFTRNPKHGITMFALAKAARMIGVDQIHTGTAVGKMAGDYEEIKKINDFLLSKWEHIRPVFPVASGGLHPGLMPELIRLFGKDLVIQAGGGVMGHPDGPRAGAKALRDAIDAAIEGLDLEEKAKSSPELKKALDKWGYLKPK; translated from the coding sequence ATGAAGGTTGAATGGTACCTAGACTTCGTGGATTTGAACTACGAGCCTGGTAGGGACGAGCTCATAGTTGAGTACTACTTCGAACCCAACGGAGTTTCCCCCGAGGAAGCCGCTGGGAGGATAGCGAGTGAAAGCTCCATAGGAACTTGGACTACCCTTTGGAAGCTGCCCGAGATGGCCAAGAGGAGTATGGCAAAGGTCTTCTACTTGGAAAAGCACGGCGAGGGTTATATAGCAAAGATAGCTTACCCCCTAACCCTATTTGAAGAGGGAAGCTTAGTTCAGCTGTTTAGTGCTATAGCTGGGAACGTATTCGGAATGAAAGCCCTAAAGAATTTGAGGCTCCTCGACTTTCATCCTCCGTACGAATACCTGAGGCACTTCAAGGGGCCCCAATTTGGGGTCAAGGGGATTAGGGAGTTCATGGGCATTAAGGATAGACCGTTAACTGCCACCGTCCCCAAGCCTAAAATGGGATGGAGCGTCGAGGAGTATGCTGAGATAGCTTACGAGCTCTGGAGCGGTGGCATAGATCTATTAAAGGATGACGAGAACTTTACGAGCTTTCCCTTTAACAGGTTCGAGGAGAGGGTTAAAAAGCTGTACAGGGTTAGGGACAGGGTCGAGGCTGAAACGGGAGAGACGAAGGAGTACCTCATAAACATTACTGGTCCAGTCAACGTCATGGAAAAGAGGGCCGAGCTTGTGGCAAATGAAGGCGGGCAGTACGTGATGATAGACATAGTCGTTGCCGGCTGGAGCGCTTTGCAATACATGAGGGAGGTAACTGAAGATCTTGGCTTGGCAATCCACGCTCATAGAGCAATGCACGCTGCTTTCACTAGAAATCCAAAGCACGGAATAACTATGTTCGCTCTAGCGAAAGCCGCTAGAATGATAGGTGTAGATCAGATACATACTGGAACTGCCGTGGGGAAGATGGCGGGAGATTACGAGGAGATAAAGAAGATAAACGACTTCCTGTTGAGTAAGTGGGAGCACATAAGGCCTGTATTTCCAGTTGCGAGCGGTGGATTACATCCAGGCTTGATGCCAGAGCTGATAAGGCTCTTTGGGAAAGACCTAGTTATTCAAGCCGGAGGAGGAGTCATGGGCCATCCAGATGGGCCGAGAGCTGGAGCAAAGGCCCTTAGGGATGCCATAGATGCCGCTATCGAAGGCCTCGACTTGGAGGAGAAAGCCAAGTCAAGTCCAGAGCTCAAGAAGGCCCTAGATAAGTGGGGTTACCTAAAGCCAAAGTGA
- a CDS encoding DUF3800 domain-containing protein, with protein sequence MELFIDESGDLGGLKSPKRYFIVAGVLCDENKTEKPIKELARRFNLNELKFSKLKYEDKVQATEVISTLNFEISYVVLSKNSIQLKLWLDKSKKNKNLAARVLYSTLIKGLGWSSSVIIDQSHYSRDISRFLAKEYRVKVSSQDSSLRPGLQLADAIANILYLHYQFKDKELYEMIKDEVIFTKFLNEKKPKKKLSNVGWLVPTGDPHPHPHYSYY encoded by the coding sequence ATGGAACTCTTTATAGATGAGAGCGGAGACTTAGGAGGGCTGAAGAGCCCTAAAAGGTATTTTATAGTTGCAGGGGTACTATGCGATGAGAATAAAACAGAAAAACCAATAAAGGAACTTGCAAGGAGATTTAACCTGAATGAACTTAAATTTAGCAAACTAAAGTATGAAGATAAGGTTCAAGCTACAGAAGTTATATCAACACTAAATTTTGAAATATCCTATGTTGTTCTTTCAAAGAATAGCATTCAGCTAAAGTTGTGGTTGGATAAATCAAAGAAAAATAAGAACCTTGCAGCGAGGGTATTATACTCAACACTAATAAAAGGACTTGGATGGAGTTCTAGTGTGATCATCGATCAAAGCCACTATTCAAGGGATATTTCCAGATTTCTCGCCAAAGAATATAGGGTTAAGGTATCTTCGCAAGATTCCTCTCTTCGACCTGGCCTTCAGTTAGCCGATGCAATTGCTAACATCCTGTACCTTCATTACCAGTTTAAAGACAAAGAACTTTATGAGATGATCAAGGATGAGGTAATCTTTACTAAGTTTTTAAACGAAAAAAAGCCTAAGAAGAAGCTATCTAACGTCGGGTGGCTAGTCCCTACCGGTGACCCCCACCCTCATCCTCATTATAGTTATTATTGA